In Fluviicola taffensis DSM 16823, the following are encoded in one genomic region:
- a CDS encoding amidohydrolase family protein, with the protein MQKLKINGHGHILPEPSEIPRFMREKKLFWIDDDKKFMRQDDWARPITDPSFFFDDKIEWMERHAIDHGVMLNLSQVYCNGWSKQDSYDAIRWQNDFNASVQERRPDKFTSGFVVQPLHLDDALNEMRRSVEDLKMTVLCLPTHFLNKKNEWLSVVDESTLPIFDLANEYNLAIEIHPYDGEKMVALKDIYWRFHLVWMMAQTADTLHMYSLLDFVNKYPNIRTCFAHGCMLGQANYGRRLQGFDGRPDLFTETRDPRASLGHPNLFFDTLVHDSYTLQLLKIRVGSSQIVSGLDDPYPLGEMEGVANSYPGRVIDFAVQVGILEQKESDAIWYDNVLRWLGKTSI; encoded by the coding sequence ATGCAGAAACTAAAAATCAATGGCCATGGGCATATTTTACCTGAACCTTCGGAAATTCCAAGATTCATGCGTGAGAAAAAATTATTTTGGATTGATGACGATAAAAAGTTCATGAGACAAGATGATTGGGCTAGACCAATTACTGATCCTAGTTTCTTTTTTGATGATAAGATTGAATGGATGGAAAGGCATGCAATTGATCATGGTGTGATGTTGAATCTTTCTCAAGTTTATTGCAATGGCTGGTCCAAACAAGATTCTTACGATGCAATTAGATGGCAAAATGATTTCAATGCAAGTGTACAAGAACGCCGACCAGATAAATTCACCAGCGGGTTTGTTGTGCAACCACTTCATTTGGATGATGCTTTAAATGAAATGAGACGTTCTGTTGAAGATTTGAAAATGACGGTTTTGTGTTTGCCTACTCATTTCTTAAATAAAAAAAATGAATGGTTGTCTGTTGTCGATGAATCAACTCTGCCCATTTTTGATTTAGCTAACGAGTATAATCTAGCGATTGAAATTCATCCATATGATGGAGAGAAGATGGTTGCGTTGAAAGATATTTATTGGCGTTTTCATTTGGTGTGGATGATGGCACAAACTGCTGATACCCTACACATGTACTCGCTATTGGATTTTGTCAATAAATACCCAAATATTAGAACTTGTTTTGCGCATGGTTGTATGTTAGGTCAGGCAAATTATGGTAGAAGATTGCAAGGTTTTGATGGAAGACCTGATTTGTTTACAGAAACGCGTGATCCACGAGCAAGTTTAGGGCATCCCAATTTGTTTTTTGATACGTTGGTTCACGATTCTTACACGTTGCAATTACTGAAAATACGCGTTGGTTCTTCTCAAATTGTTTCAGGATTGGATGATCCTTATCCTTTAGGTGAAATGGAAGGCGTTGCAAATTCTTATCCAGGAAGAGTAATTGACTTTGCAGTTCAAGTGGGGATTCTCGAGCAAAAAGAATCAGATGCTATATGGTATGATAATGTATTGCGCTGGTTAGGGAAAACGTCCATTTAA